TTTGACCAAATTCAATCGTGTAGGCGCTGTTACAGGTAATCCACGTATTCTAAATCGTTCTAGCATTTTAGGAAAACTACAAGTAGGTGAGTTTTCATCCATTATTGGTTTGATTAAACGTGCGCAACGAACCTATGGACGTATTTTCACAGTGTCAGGGGTGATTGCCGGCTTTCGTAAAACAGCATTAGAACAGGTGGGTTTTTGGTCAGATGATAAGATCACGGAAGATATAGATATTTCTTGGAAAATCCAATTAGCACAATGGGATATTCATTATGTGCCAAATGCGCTGTGCTATATCTATATGCCTGAAACGTTTACGGGCTTATGGAAACAGCGTGTACGTTGGGCGCAAGGTGGTGTTGAAGTACTGCGCAGTTATTTCCCGAAGCTTTTTAAAATCAGTGCATTAAAGATGTGGCCTGTGGCTTTGGAAGCATTGATGAGTATGGTTTGGGCTTATGTTATTTTGCTTATTATTATTGTGTTTTTTGTAGGTTTATTCTTCAGTTTGCCTGAAGCATGGTATATAAAATCATTACTTCCACAATGGTATGGCGTGATTCTAGCCATTACCTGTCTGATCCAATTCTTCATCAGTTTATATATTGATAAACGCTACGATGATCGTCGGTTTTTTAGAAATTATTTTTGGGTGATCTGGTATCCCTTATTTTTCTGGCTTTTAGGGGCAGCAACCACAATTGCTGCTGTACCAAAGGCATTATTTGCGCAAAAAAAGAGAGCGAGATGGGTCAGTCCAGATCGTGGTTTTAGAGGAGATGATGTATGAGGGATTTCCAATCAAATATAATTACAGATGAGTCTAAGCTCGATATTCCTGAATATATTGACCAACCTCATTATGTGAAAAATAAAGCAATGCATTACACCTTGCAAATGATGGGGTGGATGCTCTGGACGCTGCTATTATTGCCTTTGGTCACAGCCATTTTATGGGTTTATCAGGTTAAATTGATTAAAAATTATATTTTTGCTGAACAAATTTATGTGCAATTGTACAATTTTGCTTGGTTGGCATTGATTGTTATGCTGTGCTGTGCCTCTTTGTTGCTGTGGGCAAGTTATAATTGGTTACGCTATCGCAAAACTAAAGATCCTAAAGTGTTAAATGTGACTCAGTCTACTTTGGCAGAGGATTTTTTAATCAGTACAGATGAATTATCAAAAATTCAAAAATCTAAAAGTATCGTACTGCATTATGATGATGAAGGTGTATTGTCTGATTATGAGTTGAAAAAAGCATAAATATGGATTCAATAAGAGGTGCGAAAAGCACCTCTTATTCAGCGTTAAAACTTTTCATCACTATAAATATCTTTTGTAGATTCAATGGTCTTATGATTTTCCTCTAAAATTTTCGTGGTGAGTTCGGGTGCATTTTTATTGCGAATATATTCTAAATCTCGAATATTTTTTTGTACCGCCACAGCACCAAATAAGCTCAGTAAAAAAGCCATAATATAAAAACCTTTTTCACTTAAGAGTAGATTCGCATTCCATAAACCCATGGCTAAAAGTACAATGCAAATGATCACTGATGCCCAACATAATCCAAAATAAATAGGTGTGACGTGCATACCTTCAAGTCGATCACGGATAATTTTTTGTAATGAAACTGCTGAAAACAAACCATATAAAATCAGAATTAAATAATAACCTTTTTCATTCAATAACATATCTGCATTAAATAATCCCACCATATAGGCAACCGCACCTGCAAGTAAGGCAACCCAACTTGCAGCAATAAAAGCTGGGGTTGGTTTATTGATGAATTGATCCATTGTTATTTTCCTTATCGCTTTTACTGTTTTATATCATTCATTATGCTGAAAGGAAAAGGGATGGCAAATTGTTTCAAATAAAAGGGCATGAAATTTAAAAATAAACGGCTCAATTTTTTGTTTACGATTTTATTTTTCAGCTTTTAAAACATGGATATAAAAATAACCATACAATGATGGCTATTTTGAGTCTAAACCTAAAAGATCAGTATCATCTATAAAGATGTTTTTATGTCCATCAATAAACTGAAGTTGTCTAAACGTTTTTGTGTGTCATAGATGTCACAAGTAAAAATAAACTCATCGACCTCATACTGTTCTAGTAAATTTTCTAAGCCTTGTTTGACTGTAGTGGGTGAGCCAATTTGTGCCATTGCTAAAAAGTTTTGGACAGCCATTTTTTCTGCAACAGACCAACGACCTTCCATACTTTCTACAGGTGGTTTGAGTTTAATGCTCGGTGCACCTGTCACAAGATTTTGAATACGTTGGTAAACACTGGTTGCCAAATATTCTGCTTCAGCATCTGTTTCAGCGACCACCGTTGGTACACCCATCGACACATAAGGTTGATCTAGATAAGCTGATGCTTGGAAATTATCTCGATATATTGCAATCGCTTGTCCTAACATACGTGGTGCAAAATGTGAAGCAAAAGAGTAGGGCAGTCCTAGTCGTGCAGCAAGTTGTGCGCTAAATAAACTTGAGCCTAATAACCAAACAGGCACATGCGTCCCTTGTCCAGGAGTTGCTGTGATGCGTTGATGAGGTTGAGCATCAGCAAAATAACTTAAAATTTCCACCACATCATTGGGGAATTGTTCTTCAGTTTCTTGGCGACCACGGCGTAAAGCACGCATAGTAACTTGGTCTGAACCTGGCGCACGACCTAAACCCAGCTCAATGCGGTTGGGATAGAGTGTTGCTAATGTTCCAAACTGTTCAGCGACGACTAAGGGGGCATGGTTAGGGAGCATAATGCCTCCTGAACCCACTTTTAAGCTGTGGGTATTTGCAAGGAGATAACCTAATAATACTGCTGTTGCAGAGCTAGCGATCCCATCCATATTATGATGTTCTGCGAGCCATAAACGATCATATCCCAATTTTTCTGCATGCTGTGCCAGTTCAAGTGCATGATGAAGTGAAAAAGCCACGTCCTGATTTTCACGAACAGGGGCTAATTCTAAGATGGAAAATTGGGTATTTTTTAAAGATCGCATTGGCATACTCAAAACAGGATATATCGAAATAATACGATATAAAAAACAGTTTGCATATCGAAAATATTCGATATTAAAAAATATTTACAAAATCTAAAGTGAGATGCCTATAAATAAAAAACCTAGAAAATCGGCTTGTGATCCAATTTTCTAGGTGAAAACTTAAAACGTGTTTTTAAAAATAAAATGTATGATGGATGATTTGATTAGTCGCGATGTTTATGTTTGTAATGACCTAAATGACGACCATTGTCATGGCGGTAGTTTCGGTCATTATAACGGTAGTTGCTACCACGATAGCCTCGATCGTTGTAACGGCGATCATAACGATCATTATCGTATCGGTCATCATAACGGCGATCTTCACTGACTTTACGTCCTAAAGTTGAACCACCTGCTGCGCCTAAACCTGCACCAACATAGCCACCTGTTGAACCTGCCACATTACGACCAACACTATAACCACCTGCACCACCTAATGCACCACCAATGGCAGCGCCTGTACGGTCACGGCGGTTACTTGATGCTGCCGCACCGCCTGCACCACCGAGTGCAGAACCAATCATTGCACCTGTGCTACCACCCATTTGGTTACCGATTGCAGCACCAACGACACTACCTAGGCCAGAAGAAAGGGCAACCCGTGTGCCATTGTCTGCATGTGCGGTGGTCATTAAGGTTGCTGCAAGTACAGTTGCACCAATCATTGCATGTAATTTCATGTTCAAACTCCTTCTCGAAGCTTATCTAAATTTTTAACTTGAGCTTAATTTACCGAACAACTGCGGTGTGATTATGAATGTCGTTGTAATGAAATGGATGCAAAGCGTAAACAATTTGTAACTTTTATTCATTCATCGTTAATTTTTAGCAATGGGGGAACTTAAGCATCAAAATATTTTAAGATTAAACTGTTCAACTTTGCAGAATATGGCTAGGGAAATAATTTCTAAATATTTAGATATAATAAAATTTTTGCAATAAACCGAGATGATCTGTGTAATATTTTAAGACAATAAAAAAAGCACCTAAACTTAGGTGCTTATAACTTAATTCTACAGGCTTAGCGATGATGTCTACGATATTTACGGTTGTATTTACGATCATCATAATGGCGGTCTTCTGATACTTTTTTACCTAGAACAGAACCGCCCGCAGCACCTAAAGCCGAACCAATATAACCGCCTGTTGAGCCACCCACATTTTTACCAACAGTATAGCCACCTACACCGCCTAAACCACCACCGATTGCAGCAGCAGTACGGTCACGCTTATTGGTTGCTACGGCAGCACCGCCTGCACCACCGAGTGCAGAACCAATCATTGCACCCGTATTACCGCCCATTTGTTTACCAATAGCAGTTCCTGCCACGCTACCTAATGCAGAAGTTGCAGCAATACGAGTTGAGTTGTCAGCATGGGCACTTACTGTAAAAACTGAGGTTACTGCTAAAGCAGAACTTAATAATAATGCATTTAATTTCATGTCTTGCTCCATGTCCTGAGGTGGACAGCTCTATATCTCTATTCGATGAGGTAAATGTAACAAAAGGCGACATGGAAAATGTGGAGAAGATTTCCCTTTATGAAGGTGTTTAGTATCTGAATGTATGCTTTCTATTAAAATTGTGCTTTAAAATGGCATATTTTGCGAAATGATGTAGAAAGGATGAATTAAATTGTCCGATTTTAAGCCAAATTTAAAAATGCTGTAGATTTAGACATGAAATAAATATCGACTTTGCATTGAGTCTTGGTTTTTTCAGTTACAACCCTCCATTTAGAGAGTGTATTCCTGATGGAGGGCCATAAAAATATTTATCTTATGAAAAATAAACAGAAGTTGAGTTTGCTGTGTCATTTAAAAGCGAGAATCGTTAAACTAGGCACAATTTTTAAAATGTCTTACCGTATTTATTCTGATACTGCATATTATCGTCAATGAATTGGGGTAAGCTTAAGCTTGAGATTTTAGTTAAATGAAAGAGTCGTTACGTTTACGATTAGACCAATTGTGTGATCGACACGAAGAATTAGAGGCTTTACTTGCCGATGTGGAAGTGATTTCAGACAACAAACGTTTTCGTAACTTGTCACGTGAACATAATGATTTGACTGAAATTACCAATGTTTGGAAAAAATATAAACAAGCTGAAGAAGACATTGTTACGGCTGAGGAAATGACTTCAGATCCTGACTTTAAAGACATGGCAATTGAAGAAATTAAAGAAAATAAAGCATTGATTGAGTCTTTAGAAGCGGATCTGAATATTTTAATGATTCCTAAAGATCCCAATGATGCCAACTCAGCCTATTTAGAAATTCGTGCGGGAACAGGTGGTGATGAAGCAGCCATTTTCTCGGGTGATTTATTTCGTATGTATAGTAAATATGCTGAAACACAAGGTTGGCGTATTGAAATCTTGTCTGAAAATGAAGGCGAACATGGCGGTTATAAAGAGGTTATTTGCCTGATTAATGGTGAAGGCGTGTATGGTCGCTTAAAATTTGAAAGTGGTGCACATCGTGTGCAACGTGTTCCTGCGACAGAATCTCAAGGGCGAGTACATACGTCTGCATGTACGGTTGCGATTTTACCTGAAATTGATGTGGATACGACTGTAGAAATTAACCCATCCGAATTACGTATCGATACCTATCGTGCGTCAGGTGCGGGTGGTCAGCACATTAACAAAACCGATTCTGCAGTGCGTATTACCCATATTCCAACAGGTACAGTGGTGGAATGTCAGGATGAGCGTTCACAGCATAAGAACAAGGCTAAAGCGATGGCTCTATTAGTTTCACGTTTAGAAAATGCAAAACGTGCGGCTGCAGATGCTGCAACCTCAGAAATGCGCCGTGACTTGGTCGGTTCAGGTGACCGTTCTGAACGTATTCGTACTTATAACTATCCACAAGGCCGTATGACAGATCATCGTATTAACTTAACTTTATATAAGCTAGATGCAGTAATGGAGGGTGATTTGACAGAGTTACTTGATAGTTTACATCGTGAATATCAAGCAGATCAGTTGGCGCTTCTTGCTCAGCAGAACGGTGGCTAATGAATATCGCACAAGCGCTTACTTTACGTGGTGAGCCTGAAAGTTATGAACGCCAAGAAAATGCTTGGTTGCTTGAGCACATTACCAAAATTGATTCTTTTGATTTGGTGATGAAAAAAGAGCAAGAACTGACAGCAGAGCAGGAACAGCAATATGTTGAGGGTTTAAAACGTATTGCGGATGGTGAGCCTTTAGCATACGTTACAGGTTCACAGCCATTTTGGACTTTAGATTTAACCGTAACAAAAGATACTTTAGTGCCACGTCCCGACACAGAAGTTTTGGTGGAAACGGTATTACATCTTGATGTCCCTGAAGATGCACGTATTGTTGATTTAGGCACAGGAACGGGCGCAATTGCTTTATCTTTAGCGAGTGAACGACCTGAATGGTCTGTGATTGCGACAGATATCTATGAGCCAACTTTAGAGGTTGCATTGTCTAATGCGAAAAAGCATGATTTAACTCATGTGAAATTTTATTTAGGCAATTGGTTTGAAGCGCTTAATCGTCAATATTTTGATGTGATTGTATCTAATCCGCCTTATATTGATGCAGATGATGTGCATATGCGTGATTTAGCATCAGAACCTGAGCGTGCTTTGGTTGCAGCAAATCAAGGCTTAGCAGATATCGAGCTCATCATTAAACAGGGCAAAAATTGGTTAACCCATCAAGGTTGGATTGCTTTAGAACATGGCTATGATCAAGCTGAGGCGGTACAAGGCATTTTCCAAAAATATGGATTTAAAGAAATCCGTACCGTGAAAGACTATGGTGGAAATGACCGTGTCACTTTGGCGCAGTGGCAAAATTAAATCCTGATTGAATTAGCGTTTCATGTCTCCTCAAGATATAAAAAAGCAGAATTTAAATGATTCTGCTTTTTTATGATCGACCTTTCTAGAACTTCAAAGTATTTCATTAATTTTAATGAAACGTATGTTAAAACATCGATTAGTCTAATACGGCAAACTTTGACTTGAAAAAAACTTCATTTTGCTGAATATTCAAAGTGTAGCCGAATTTATAAAATTTACGCTTATTTGCAATTTTCATGTTTTATCCCTTGAAATTGCGGTATAAGCCTTTTAAAACTGAAACAATCATATAACAAGGATTAGATATGAAGTTGTATTATTCTCCAGGTGCGTGTTCTTTAGCTGCTCATATTTTACTCAATGAAATTAATGTTGATTTTGATCTAGTACGTGTTGATTTAAAAACACACACGACTGAAAAAGGTGCAGATTATTACGAAATTAATCCTAAAGGCTATGTTCCAGCATTAGAAATTAATCCCGGCTTGATCTTAACTGAAAATGTCGCCATTCTTCCTTTTATTGCACAACATGATGCAGGGCAAGATTTGATTCCACCCTCAGGTTTGGGGCGTGCGAAAGTTTTGGAGTGGTTGGGGTATCTAAACTCAGAATTACATGATGAATATGCAGTGTTTTTTAATCCGGCTGTGTCTGAAGAGGAAAAACAGCGTGGTTATGCAACCCTAGATAAAATGTTGAAATATATTGATGATTATTTGGGGGATTCTGAGTACGATTATTTGGTGAATGATCGTTTTGGACCTGCGGATGCTTATTTATTTGTCCTAACCAATTGGTCGAATGTGATTCATCATGACTTAACACCATTTAAAAATATCGTTGCACTACGTAACTTGGTTGCTGAACGTCAATCAGTACAAATTGCGATGCGTGATGAAGGTTTAATTCCTTGATTGATCCATACAAAAAATAAAAAAAACAGCCTAAACAGGCTGTTTTTTTTTATTTATGATTAGATGATGAAGACTGACTATTCATCATTTGGGTTCATGCGACCTTGTTTAATCTCATTGGCGAGACACAGAGATTCGAGAATGCTTTCTCCAATTGTTTCAGGAATTGCATATTGCATATTGACTGAATAAGGTTGATAGCTTTGACCAAAAACTTTGTCTTTTTTATATTTAGTTTGTGTGATAGTACCAAATTTTTGTTCATTACAATCTGCTTGATAAAGCGTCATATAATAATCGCCGACTGCAAGACCATCTTGGGTGAGATCATTAAAAATAACTGACTTAAGCCATCCTTGTACAAGGGTTTGATTATATTGTTTCTTTTCTTTGATGCTTGGTACATTCAGATATAAATGGCTTTCATCACTTGAGGTTATGCGTATCCAATCATTTGCATAAGAAAGTGCTGGAATGAGTAATGAAATGCCAAAAATTGCATATTTAATTGAACTCACTTGATCCCCCGATTGTGAATTTTAAATTAATAATATAATGATATGTATATGATATTTTAACAGTTAGTGAAAATTTTAAATAGATAGAATGATTTGAATAAATTAAAAAAGGCTACCGAAGTAACCTTAATCGTTTTGCTAAAATTTATAATGCTTTCAAGCATCTTATTTAGTCTTTTTATTTAGTCTTTTATTTAAAAAAGTAACCTGTTTCAGGCGAGCTAGCATTTGCCATACGTTTACGTGGCATACGACCTGCAAGATAGGCTTCACGACCTGCTTCGACCGCTTTTTTCATCGCAGATGCCATTAAAACAGGGTTTTGTGCTGCGGCAATTGCGGTATTCATCAGTACACCATCACAACCCAGTTCCATGGCAATTGCAGCATCACTGGCTGTGCCAACACCTGCATCAACTAAAACAGGGACTTTAGCATTTTCTTTAATGATGGAAATGGTATGTGGGTTTAAGATCCCTAAACCTGAACCAATTAAGCTACCTAAAGGCATAATGGCCACACAGCCCATGCTTTCAAGTTCTTGCGCTACAATAGGATCATCAGAAGTATAGACCATGACTTCAAAACCATCTTCAACCAAAGTGCGGGCAGCTTCAAGTGTTGCAGTTACATTGGGATAAAGTGTTTTTTCATCACCTAGAACTTCAAGTTTAACCAAATTGTGACCATCAAGCAGTTCGCGTGCAAGCATACAGGTACGCACAGCGCTGTTAGCATCAAAACAACCTGCAGTATTGGGTAAAATGGTATATTTTTCAGGTGGAATCACAGACAGTAAATTGGGTTGGTTAGGATCTTGACCAATATTGACGCGGCGAATCGCTACCGTCACGATTTCTGCACCACTGGCTTGAATGGCTAAATCTGTTTCATTTAAATCTTTATATTTGCCTGTGCCGACCAAAAGGCGAGAATTAAATGTACGAGAACCAATAATAAGGGGAGAGTCTTGCATGGGGATGCTCCGAATTAGCCGCCACCGACAGCGTGAATAATTTCAATTCGATCTTGATCAGCGATGGGGGTTTGCTCAAGTTTGCTTTTAGCAATGATCATTTCATTTTTTTCTACGGCAAAACGTTTACCTTCAAGTGCGAGCGCTTGAATGAGTTGCTGTAAATTTTCACAATTTGTCTGTTGCGCTTCGCCATTTAAAAATATTTGCATGATCCGTCCATATCTATTTTATTTCAACGAGATGTGCTTAATTTCCGTGTTTGAGCGCATGCCATGCCAGTAGCAACCAACCTACGATCATGAGTGCGCCACCAATGGGAGTAATTGCACCTAAAATACGGGGTAAGCCCAAAGCCATAACATACAGTGAACCACAAAAGAAAAAAATCCCAACTTGAATGAGAATAAAGCTCATTTTAATGGGTAGGGCAGGAAGCACTTTGCTGATTATACCTAAAGCCAATAAGCCAAGCGCATGATAGAAAAAATAATCAGTTGCCGTTTGCCACCAAGCCAATTGTTCAGGCGAGGCGATTTTTTTTAAACCATGCGCTCCAAATGCACCTAGCATGACAGCAATAGCAAGATTGAGTGCTGAAATTGCGATCCACATAAACCAAGGTCATCTCAAAGAATTTGCACGTTACCTTAACATAATTTAGCAAGAGAATTGCGCTTAAAATACAGTACAAAGACTATTTTTAGTTGAAATCATAGGCAAAATAAAAAGGGCAATTCGCCCTTTTTATTGATGGTTACTTTAATTTGATGACATTGCCACTTTGATTTTTTCCATGGCATTTTTTTCTAACTGACGAATACGTTCCGCAGAAACATTATATTCAGCAGCAAGTTCATGCAAGGTTGATTTATCGTCATCTAACCAACGGCGTTGTAAGATATTACGTGAACGATCATCTAGCTGTTCCATCGCATCGTGCAATGCAGATGTGCTTTGTTCTTCATAATCTTCTTCTTCGATCAAACGGGCAGGATCATAACGGTTATCTTCAAGATAAAGCGCTGGAGCAACATGGGTTGAACCTTCATCGTCGTCATCACCTTGTGCTTCAAAAGCAGCATCGTATGCCGTTAAACGACCTTCCATTTCTAGGACTTGTTCTGGCGTAACATTCAAGTCATTGGCAATGGATTTTGCCTCTTCTAGCGTGAGTTTTTTACTCGATTTTTTTAAGCTACGTAAATTGAAAAAGAGTTTACGTTGTGCCTTGGTTGTTGCTATTTTGACAATACGCCAATTACGAATAACATATTCGTGAATTTCAGCTTTAATCCAATGCACTGCAAAAGAAACTAAACGCACTCCCATATTCGGGTCGAAGCGTTTAACAGCTTTCATTAAACCTAAGTTACCTTCTTGAATCAGGTCACCTTGTGGCAAGCCATAGCCTGCATAGCTACGGGCAATATGGACGACAAAACGTAAGTGTGACATCACTAACATTTTGGCTGCATCTAAATCTTGATCATAAAAATAACGCTCAGCCAACTCTTTTTCTTGTTCGGCTGTCAAAATTGGAATTTGGTTGACAGTGCTGATATAAGCACCCAGATTTACACCTGGCGCAGATAAGGACAGGGGCATCAATTGATTGCTGCTGTCACTCATGAGTTCTCCTTATAGGATAATAGTGGTAATACCATGGCTTTCATCTTAATTGTATTTGCATTCATAATTAAGGAAAATTGGGTATAGAAATGTAAACTTTTATTCAATTATACAAGTATTAACGCAAAATATTGAATATTTATGAATTAAAAATGAAAAGACTTAAACTCTGATTAAAAAATGAAACTCATTTTCTGAAATTTGTTTGAATTGGCATTGTAATTGATGCAGCTCACAATACCGCAAAACATCAATTTCACTGTGTGGATCAGAGGCTTTTAACAAAATATTTTGATTATTTTGTAAACTTTTTAATTGCTTTTTAAGCAACAACAGTGGCATAGGACAAGGCTTACCCATGGCATCGACACTGATCACAGAAGAGTCAAAATTTTCAGACATTTTTTGAGCAATAACATTTATCTATCAACAATATTTGAGTGTAACAAAGAAAACGGATTTGCCCAAAGTATTAATTTATTTACTTCCATAAATCAGCGTTTATAGAGACTTGTGGGATTAAGTGATAAAAATGTGAAAATATTTATCTTATAATTATCTAAAAAAATTCTATTAATTGTGATTCACCCATG
The DNA window shown above is from Acinetobacter piscicola and carries:
- the pgaC gene encoding poly-beta-1,6-N-acetyl-D-glucosamine synthase, which codes for MTIIEYLFLFAFLYPLVMAWTWMIGGLWFFFKREYKQNQLPEISQQGCSIIIPCFNEEAQVRETIRYALQTQYPKFEVIAVNDGSSDRTAEILDELAQQYPSLRVVHLAENQGKAFALRSGMMVSQFEYLICIDGDALLHPHAAIWMMHHLTKFNRVGAVTGNPRILNRSSILGKLQVGEFSSIIGLIKRAQRTYGRIFTVSGVIAGFRKTALEQVGFWSDDKITEDIDISWKIQLAQWDIHYVPNALCYIYMPETFTGLWKQRVRWAQGGVEVLRSYFPKLFKISALKMWPVALEALMSMVWAYVILLIIIVFFVGLFFSLPEAWYIKSLLPQWYGVILAITCLIQFFISLYIDKRYDDRRFFRNYFWVIWYPLFFWLLGAATTIAAVPKALFAQKKRARWVSPDRGFRGDDV
- the pgaD gene encoding poly-beta-1,6-N-acetyl-D-glucosamine biosynthesis protein PgaD codes for the protein MRDFQSNIITDESKLDIPEYIDQPHYVKNKAMHYTLQMMGWMLWTLLLLPLVTAILWVYQVKLIKNYIFAEQIYVQLYNFAWLALIVMLCCASLLLWASYNWLRYRKTKDPKVLNVTQSTLAEDFLISTDELSKIQKSKSIVLHYDDEGVLSDYELKKA
- the yiaA gene encoding inner membrane protein YiaA, whose translation is MDQFINKPTPAFIAASWVALLAGAVAYMVGLFNADMLLNEKGYYLILILYGLFSAVSLQKIIRDRLEGMHVTPIYFGLCWASVIICIVLLAMGLWNANLLLSEKGFYIMAFLLSLFGAVAVQKNIRDLEYIRNKNAPELTTKILEENHKTIESTKDIYSDEKF
- a CDS encoding LLM class flavin-dependent oxidoreductase; the encoded protein is MRSLKNTQFSILELAPVRENQDVAFSLHHALELAQHAEKLGYDRLWLAEHHNMDGIASSATAVLLGYLLANTHSLKVGSGGIMLPNHAPLVVAEQFGTLATLYPNRIELGLGRAPGSDQVTMRALRRGRQETEEQFPNDVVEILSYFADAQPHQRITATPGQGTHVPVWLLGSSLFSAQLAARLGLPYSFASHFAPRMLGQAIAIYRDNFQASAYLDQPYVSMGVPTVVAETDAEAEYLATSVYQRIQNLVTGAPSIKLKPPVESMEGRWSVAEKMAVQNFLAMAQIGSPTTVKQGLENLLEQYEVDEFIFTCDIYDTQKRLDNFSLLMDIKTSL
- the prfA gene encoding peptide chain release factor 1, translating into MKESLRLRLDQLCDRHEELEALLADVEVISDNKRFRNLSREHNDLTEITNVWKKYKQAEEDIVTAEEMTSDPDFKDMAIEEIKENKALIESLEADLNILMIPKDPNDANSAYLEIRAGTGGDEAAIFSGDLFRMYSKYAETQGWRIEILSENEGEHGGYKEVICLINGEGVYGRLKFESGAHRVQRVPATESQGRVHTSACTVAILPEIDVDTTVEINPSELRIDTYRASGAGGQHINKTDSAVRITHIPTGTVVECQDERSQHKNKAKAMALLVSRLENAKRAAADAATSEMRRDLVGSGDRSERIRTYNYPQGRMTDHRINLTLYKLDAVMEGDLTELLDSLHREYQADQLALLAQQNGG
- the prmC gene encoding peptide chain release factor N(5)-glutamine methyltransferase, producing MNIAQALTLRGEPESYERQENAWLLEHITKIDSFDLVMKKEQELTAEQEQQYVEGLKRIADGEPLAYVTGSQPFWTLDLTVTKDTLVPRPDTEVLVETVLHLDVPEDARIVDLGTGTGAIALSLASERPEWSVIATDIYEPTLEVALSNAKKHDLTHVKFYLGNWFEALNRQYFDVIVSNPPYIDADDVHMRDLASEPERALVAANQGLADIELIIKQGKNWLTHQGWIALEHGYDQAEAVQGIFQKYGFKEIRTVKDYGGNDRVTLAQWQN
- a CDS encoding glutathione binding-like protein, giving the protein MKLYYSPGACSLAAHILLNEINVDFDLVRVDLKTHTTEKGADYYEINPKGYVPALEINPGLILTENVAILPFIAQHDAGQDLIPPSGLGRAKVLEWLGYLNSELHDEYAVFFNPAVSEEEKQRGYATLDKMLKYIDDYLGDSEYDYLVNDRFGPADAYLFVLTNWSNVIHHDLTPFKNIVALRNLVAERQSVQIAMRDEGLIP
- a CDS encoding surface-adhesin E family protein, producing MSSIKYAIFGISLLIPALSYANDWIRITSSDESHLYLNVPSIKEKKQYNQTLVQGWLKSVIFNDLTQDGLAVGDYYMTLYQADCNEQKFGTITQTKYKKDKVFGQSYQPYSVNMQYAIPETIGESILESLCLANEIKQGRMNPNDE
- a CDS encoding thiazole synthase — its product is MQDSPLIIGSRTFNSRLLVGTGKYKDLNETDLAIQASGAEIVTVAIRRVNIGQDPNQPNLLSVIPPEKYTILPNTAGCFDANSAVRTCMLARELLDGHNLVKLEVLGDEKTLYPNVTATLEAARTLVEDGFEVMVYTSDDPIVAQELESMGCVAIMPLGSLIGSGLGILNPHTISIIKENAKVPVLVDAGVGTASDAAIAMELGCDGVLMNTAIAAAQNPVLMASAMKKAVEAGREAYLAGRMPRKRMANASSPETGYFFK
- the thiS gene encoding sulfur carrier protein ThiS codes for the protein MQIFLNGEAQQTNCENLQQLIQALALEGKRFAVEKNEMIIAKSKLEQTPIADQDRIEIIHAVGGG
- a CDS encoding DUF423 domain-containing protein, whose translation is MWIAISALNLAIAVMLGAFGAHGLKKIASPEQLAWWQTATDYFFYHALGLLALGIISKVLPALPIKMSFILIQVGIFFFCGSLYVMALGLPRILGAITPIGGALMIVGWLLLAWHALKHGN
- the rpoH gene encoding RNA polymerase sigma factor RpoH gives rise to the protein MSDSSNQLMPLSLSAPGVNLGAYISTVNQIPILTAEQEKELAERYFYDQDLDAAKMLVMSHLRFVVHIARSYAGYGLPQGDLIQEGNLGLMKAVKRFDPNMGVRLVSFAVHWIKAEIHEYVIRNWRIVKIATTKAQRKLFFNLRSLKKSSKKLTLEEAKSIANDLNVTPEQVLEMEGRLTAYDAAFEAQGDDDDEGSTHVAPALYLEDNRYDPARLIEEEDYEEQSTSALHDAMEQLDDRSRNILQRRWLDDDKSTLHELAAEYNVSAERIRQLEKNAMEKIKVAMSSN
- a CDS encoding sulfurtransferase TusA family protein → MSENFDSSVISVDAMGKPCPMPLLLLKKQLKSLQNNQNILLKASDPHSEIDVLRYCELHQLQCQFKQISENEFHFLIRV